One window of Halopseudomonas maritima genomic DNA carries:
- a CDS encoding Na+/H+ antiporter subunit E gives MKRPDRWFPHPWLSLSLLIGWLLLMNSVSFGNVLMGAVLGCLIPWLTHVFWPASPYRLRVLPLLLFVARVVTDIVLANLQVARLILGSRRALRPAFVNYPLSLERDFSISVLASTISLTPGTVSADISADRKWLLIHGLDVGDEAALIEQIRRRYEEPIREIFECSTP, from the coding sequence ATGAAACGACCTGATCGCTGGTTTCCTCACCCCTGGTTGAGCTTGTCGCTGCTGATCGGCTGGTTGTTGCTGATGAACTCGGTATCGTTCGGCAATGTGTTGATGGGGGCGGTGCTGGGCTGTCTGATTCCCTGGTTGACCCACGTGTTCTGGCCAGCTTCGCCTTACCGGCTACGCGTGCTGCCGCTGCTGCTGTTTGTGGCGCGAGTGGTTACCGACATCGTGCTGGCTAATCTGCAAGTAGCGCGGTTAATCCTGGGGTCGCGCCGCGCTTTGCGTCCGGCCTTCGTCAATTACCCGCTGTCGCTGGAGCGTGATTTCTCCATCAGTGTGCTGGCTAGCACCATCTCCCTGACGCCCGGCACTGTGTCTGCCGATATCAGTGCAGACCGCAAGTGGCTGCTGATTCACGGCCTGGATGTGGGCGATGAAGCCGCGCTGATCGAGCAAATCCGCCGACGCTACGAAGAACCGATTCGGGAGATATTCGAATGCTCGACACCGTAG